The sequence below is a genomic window from Ochrobactrum quorumnocens.
GTGGGTGGCATTGGCGTCGGCGGCGCACCATCCGGTGCAACCGATGCGGAGTGCGCCCTTGCCGGTCTTCAGGCTATCGAAGCAAAATAAGAACGAACAAGCGGGGCTGGACCATTGTTCAGCCCCATCTCTTTGCGCGTCCTTCTAAAGGATGCTGTTGCCTTCAATTTGTGTTGCTCTCGCTCCCTTCGAAAACCGATTGGATCTGTCGGTCCGATTCATCGGAGGCCGTGTTTATCTGGTGTTCGGTAATCAGTTCACCAATTATCTCAAGAAAACGCTTAAGTGTTGGTGACGTGTCTCCTGCGCGATAGGTCGCGTATAATGGGATCTCTGGCGGTGACGGATGAATCGGCTTGAAAACCACTTCTGGTTGCGCCAGTTGTCGCATGCTGGCCGGTAACAGGGCAACGCCGATATTGGCGCCGACGAGGCTTAGAAGAGATTGTACCTCGACGACCTGCTGGCGAATTCTCGGCATGAACCCGGCTTTGACGCAACATTGATAAAGAAAATCCGCAAATCTCGACTGGTGCAGGCCGAACATGACGAAGGGATGATCCTTCAGTTGCATCAGGGAGACGGTGTTTTGACTGGCGAGAGGATGCGATCTCGGCATAGCTACCATAAGCGCTTCCTGCATAATGATTTCCCGTTGCAGGCCTTCCTGATGCGGGGGCATGCGAAAAAGACAAACATCAATGCGACGTTCGAGCAATCCCTGTATCTGGAGCGCTGGCGTCAGTTCGTGAAGCTGCCAGTCGACATCGGGATAACGACTGGTGAAGATACCGAGCGCCCTGGGTATGATACCAACCAGTGATGAACTGATCACACCTATGTCTAGTCGACCGATGGATCCTGCGGCAGTCATACGGATCGTGACAACGGCTTTTTCCAACTGCTGGAAGATCAGCGGGGCCTGCTCCTTGAGAGCCAGGCCGGCCGCAGTCAGTTCAACATTGTGATGGCTGCGTTTGAACAGCACAACGTTGAGACGGTCTTCCAGTTGTCTGATTTGCTGACTGAGAGGAGGCTGCGACATGTTTAAACGTACGGCGGCGCGACCGAAATGGAGCTCCTCCGCGACGACGAGGAAGTAACGCAGCGTTCGCAGATCGAACGGTTTCAGATGATTGTAAGCCATATCGAAAACCTCTCACCAGCCCGAACAAACAATATTGTACGTCTCAAAAGTGATGGAGCGATAGTGACTGAAAATGCAAAACACTGTTGTCGACATCTTTAAGTCGTAGAAATCGAAGCGCAGCCAACGGAAGGAGCGAAGCGTGTTTTCCTTCAGGCTGAAATATGCTGGTTCAATCACGGATACCGCAACCGACCCAACAAAGAATGGGTTTCATGGTGCGGATCGGGTGCTCGCAATTGTTGCAGTTTTGCTGAATGTGGCTGTCGCCAATCTCGATATTGCGATTGCCAACACGGCTTTGCCGCAAATGGCCTTCAGCCTTGATGTGACCGCATGATAAGCCATATGGATTACTGCTTCTTACCAGCTATCCATGGTGGTCGCCCTATTGCCCGCAATTGTCTGTGCGGAAAGACTGGGGGCGAGAAGGATCGCTATAACCGGCATTATTCTATTCAGCCTCGCTTCCTTAATATGCCGATTCTCATCCTCATTCGGCTCGCTCATATTCGGTCGAACGCTTTAGGGTATTTGGGGCGCTTGCATCGCTGGAACCGGAATTGCACTCACGCGGTTCATATTTCCTGAAAAGCTGCTTGGAATCGGCATGGGTATCAACGCGTTTGTCGTCGGGCCCACGCCATTGGCACCAGACTGGCTTTATGCGGGGCTGGATTTGATCTGTTTCAAGCGCCGAACATGAAGGCGATACTAATGTCCTCTTCCGGACAGAAGCAGCAGCGCTGGGGGTATATCCACGCTTGTCGGCACTGCCGGACAATCGCTTGGAGTGGCACTCGTGGCGGCAATGTTCAATCTTTCGGGCCACTTTATGCGCTATACGCGGGTGCTCTGGCCGCCTTAGTTGCCGGTATTGCCAGCCTTGCTCGCGACCTACCGAGGCGATGAAGAATCGCGAAACACACTTGATTTCGTAACCCGATTGCATTTATGAGGCGCATGTCAGGCGTGGGGATGGAGATCCGAGAGGTCTTCAAAGGATGCTGACCGGTAAATCCTTGCCCGTTCAACAAGGCCCTGTGGCTTCCCATTTTCGAGGTTTTCGTGTTCGATATCATCCTTATCTTCGCTGTTCTCAGCGCAACCATGCTGTTCGACTGGACCAAGCAGCTTTCCAAGTGAGTGCCAGCGGCGGTCCTTTGTCCCTCACGCGTTACAGCCGGTCCTTGGGTCGGCTTTTTTTATTGCGTGATTTCGCTTTTCGGGGCGGGGGCGGACAGATGGCGAAACAACGCCCCATCATATCGAAATCGTCTCACCATGTACTGAAAGCGATATTGTACGTCTCACCATCTATGCGGCGATAGTGGGTCGTGACGAAAATCACTGCTGTCGAAAAATAAGCCTGCCGTCGCTTGGCGAACGGTTGTCGCACAAAAGGGGGACGCAGTTGGTTTTCTCGTGGATCGGTCCTTCATGACCGGGAAAAGGAGACCAATCAATGATCATCGATACCAGTTGCTATCCGACCAATCTGGTCGATCTGGCATGGCAGCATGATGGCGATCCGTTCAGCGGCGAGCGCCTGATTCAAATGATGGACGGCCCCTATACGATCAATGGCAAACCGCGCCGCATCGACAAGGCGTTTATCCAGCCACCACAAGGCAACACCATCTACACATGGACGGACGGGGAACTCGACGGGCGTCAGTCCATTGATGCCTATATGGCGTATACGCTTGAAATGGTTCAAAAATATACGGACCGTTTCATTGGCTGCTTTGTCTATAATCCGCGTTGCGGCGTGCGCAACGGGGTCGAGGCCATCGAGCGTTACGTGAAGGAACACGGTTTCCGCATGGTTCAGTTGCAGGCCAACATGCACGCATACCGGCCCGATCGCGCCAAGGATTGGCTGCGCCCTGCACTCGACAAATGTCGGGAGCTTGGCGTACTCGTTAAGCTGCATACAGGTGACGGCCCCTACAGCATTCCGACGGAATGGATTCCGCTGATCAAGGAATATCCAGACGTCAATTTCATCATGGCGCATTTCGGTGTGCAGACGGGAGGGGTCTACTGCTTCGAGCCTTTCCAATGGGCAATGGAATATCCGAACGTATTCTGTGAAAGCAGCTGGTGCCTGCAGTCGCGTATCGTCGAATTTGCTAAGGATTTGCCGACGCACAAGATCCTTTACGGCTCAGACACTCCGCCCAACGAACCGGGCATGTGGCTGAACCTTCTGGAGGTACTCTGCCACGAACCGCCGCAGGGGATGAACCTCGACGAGGACACGCTCGAGGATTACCTCGGCAACAATCTCGCCCGTATGTTGGGCATGGAGCCAACCCCTCCGCCCGCCACCTATCAGGATGCAGTCGCCGAACTTGAACGTCATGGCATCGAAAACAAGCACTACCTGGCGACCCTTGCCTAGTTCAGCGGAGAATCCACATGATCATCGACACCCATCTTCATCCAACCAATCTGGTCGACGAGGCCTGGCGTCATACCGGTGAACCGTTCACCGGCGAGCGTATGCTGAAGCTCATGGACGGCCCTTATATGATCAACGGCAAGCCGCGCCGGATCGATATGGGCTTCATTCAGCCGCCACCCGGCAATACGGGTTATCGCGATGGTAACCGCCGCGGGCGCGACGGCATTCGCGATTACATGTCTTATGTCGCCGAGCTTTGCCAGAAATATCCGGACCGCTTCATCGGTAACTTCAACTTCAATCCTCGCTGGGGCCCGGAGAACGGGGCTGCGGAACTGGAATTCCACGTCAAGGAATACGGCTTCAAAATGCTGAAGCTGCATTCCAACATGCATGGTTATCGCCCCGACCGGGCATTGGAATGGCTCCGGCCTGCCATGAAGAAATGTGCGGAGCTGGGCGTCGTTGTGCTTATCCACACAGGTGACGGGCCCTATTCGATCCCGACGCAGTTCTATCCCGTCATTCGCGAATTCCCGATGGTAAACTTCATCATCGGCCATTTCGGGATACAGACGGGCGGTAACTACTCGTTCGAAGCATTCTGGATGGCTATGGACTCACCGAATGTCTATTGCGAGTCCGGTTGGTGCTTCCAGTCGCGCATCGTGGAGTTCGCAAAGCAACTGCCGCCAAACAAGATCGTGTTCGGAACGGATTCGCCGCCGAACAATCCGGGCATGTGGCTGCGCGAACTGGAGGTTCTGTGTTCGCCCGAGCCGCAGGGCATGAACCTCAGTGAAGATACTCTCGAAGACTATCTGGGTAACAACATTGCCCGTCTCGTCGGTATCGAACCCACTAAGCCTCCCAAGGATCTGGCGGAAGCGGAGAAACGTCTCAAGGCGACCTACGTTTGAGGCATTGTGCGGGGTGCGCCTGCGCCCCGCACATTTCAGGAAATTACATCGGGAGGAGTCATGAACGAGCTGCATTCAGTCACCAAGACGGGAACACAGGATTTTCAGGGTTTCGCGAACGTCTACCGACAACTTTATCCCGACGACGTTGTTCATATCCGCGAACCCCTACAGGATGGTCGCGATGTCACCGCTCTGGTGGCCGCGCTGGCCGAAAAAGGCAAGACGCCCATGCTGGTCTGCGATCAAGTTCCGGGCAGCGAGGTGCCGTTGGTCACGAATGTGTTCGCGTCGCGCGAACGGATCGCCCGTATTCTCGGAACGAGTGTCTGTGAGCTTCATGGCGAGTATCAGAAACGCGCCAACACTCCGATCGAGCCTGAATATGTTGCCAACGGCCCGGTAATGGAACAGGTCGATGAGAGCAAGGACGTCGATCTCGATAAACTGCCGATGATCCGGCATTTCGAGAGTGACCGCGGCCCCTACATCACAAATGCGATCATTGTTGCGAGCGATCCGGAAACCGGTATCGCCAATCTCAGCTATCACAGATCAATGCGGCACTCCCCGTCGGCGCTGGCAACGAGCCTGCATTCACGCGGTCATTTATGGCGCATGTATCAAACGGCGCGTGAAGCCGGTCGCCCGTTGCCGGTCGCGATGGTGATAGGAGCGCATCCGCTTTTCATGCTGGCCGCTTCGGCAAGGTTGCCGTTCGGTGCCGATGAGCGTGCTGTTGCTGGTGGGCTGATGCGCGAGCCGTTACGTCTTGTCAGGACGCCACGCTATGCCATCGGCGTTCCGGCGGCGGCGGAATATGTACTGGAGGGTCACCTTGACCCTAACGCACATGTCGAAGAGGGTCCGTTCGGCGAGTTTTCCGGTTATTCCTCGGATCGTTCGACCAATACGCTGTTTCACATAACGGCGGTCATGCGTCGCAAGGCGCCCTGGCTCGTCGATGTGGTGGGCGGTGCGACGGATGAGCATCTCAACCTTGCTCGCCTGCCGCGGGAAGCCGAAATGTTCGAAAAGCTGAAGGCACGGTTCCCATCGGTGACGCGGTTGCACTATCCCACTTCCGGCACGCACTTTCATTGCTATGTGGCGCTGAAGCAAAGCCGACCCGGCGAGGCCCGCCAGGTCATGCTCGGCCTTCTCGGCTGGGACCCTTACTTGAAGACCGTAATAGCGGTTGATGACGATATAGACGTCACGCAGGACAGCCAGGTGCTGTGGGCTTTGGCCACGCATTTCCAGCCGCATCGTGATCTCTTCAGGATTGACGGTCTGCCGGGTAGCCCGCTTGATCCGTCCTCAAGCGCCGACGGCACGACGTCACGGCTCGCTCTCGATGCAACCCGAAGCCCGGATTTCCACGGTATTCGTGCGGTCATCGGCGACGATGCGCTGGGACGTGCACGCAATCTGGTGGGCAGTCTGGCCGGGGTAAAACTGAGGGGAGCGGTGACATGAACGCCATTTCCCCAAGACCAGACGAACACCGCCCGCGCATGGTCGTCGGTATCAGCGGCGCATCGGGCTTCGTCTATGGCTTTCGCCTTCTCGAAATTCTGCAGCGGCTCCAGATAGAAACCCATGTCGTCGTCAGCCGGTCGGCGCTTCTGACCATGACCCACGAGACAGACTATAAGCTCGCCGATATCCGCGATCTGGCAAACTATCTCTACAAGTCCGACGATATGGCTGCCAGCATTTCGAGCGGATCCTTCAGGACCATGGGCATGGTCGTGGCACCATGCTCGATGAAAACGCTGGCGGAAATAGCGCATGGCCTGTCGGGAAGCCTGGTCAGCCGGGCGGGCGACGTCACGTTGAAGGAACGGCGCAAACTCGTGCTTCTGGTCCGGGAAACGCCTTTGACGCAAACCCATATCGCTAACATGCTGACCGTCACTCAGATGGGCGCAATCGTCACGCCCCCGGTTCCGGCATTCTACGTTAGGCCCGCGAGCATCGCGGAGATAGTCGATCACACGGTGGGCCGGGTTCTCGATCTTTTCGATCTTGAGACGGGTGGCGTGCGGCGGTGGCTCAAGACGCCCTGATAACAAAAATCCAAGGGAGAAGAAACGATGTTGAAGACAGTCAAGGACAAGATTCCGGTCACCGTGCTTACCGGTTTTCTCGGCTCCGGCAAGACGACGCTGCTGAACTACATCCTGAAGGAAAATCACGGCATGAAGATTGCCGTGATCGAGAATGAATTCGGGGAAATCGGTATTGATGGCGATCTGGTCGTGGGCAGTACGGAAGAAATCTTCGAAATGACCAATGGTTGCGTATGCTGTGTGGCCGAGGCGCGTGATGATCTTTTGCGAGTTATACGCCAATTGCTGGCCAGACCCGAACGTCTCGACCATATCATTATCGAGACGAGCGGACTTGCCGATCCCTATCCGGTTGCACAGACATTCTTCCTTGACGATCCGATCCGCAACGAAACCAATCTCGATGGTGTCATCACGCTGGTCGACGTCAAGCATATCCGCCAGCATCTGGACGATATTCATCTGGATGGCATCGACAATCAGGCGGTCGATCAGATCGTCTGTGCAGACCGCATCGTGCTCAACAAGGTGGATCTGGCGCAGGATGCTGATATCGCTGATGTGACCGAGCGTATCCGCCAGCTCAATGAAACGGCGGAAATTGTGCTGTCGAGCTATGCACAGATTGATCTGCGCAAAATCCTGGGGCTGGCGGCATTTGATCGCAATCGTAAGATGGCTGCAGAAATCGATTTCGGCTGGCACATCCACAATCATCACCACGATGACCACGACCACGACCACGACCATGCATGGCTTGGCGATGCCAGTCACACACACGACGTTTCGGTCACATCGGTGGCTATAGAACTCCCGGGCAATATGGACCCCAAAAAAATGTCGCGCTGGGTAACGGAACTCAAGCGACAAGATAATGAGAATCTGTTTCGGATGAAAGGTATCTTCTCCATGCAGGACGATGACTATTGTTACGTCTTGCACGGGGTTCACAACGAGATCGAATTCCGTCCCAATCACCCGTGGGCTGGAGATGAACGTTCAAACAAGATGATCTTCATTGGGCGCAATTTGGACCGTGCCTCTCTGCAAGCCCGCATAGAAGCTTGCCGGGCGTAAACGCCCGTGCGAGCCGGCTTTGGAACCGGGAGTGCATCCGCCGTATCTCTTCATGCTGGATGAATTCCAAAGCCGGATCGATCGAATTTACAAAAAGGCCTCACCACAAGACGTCATGAACGGACGGCCGCAAGTCGTTGGAGAATGAACAAACAAGGGGAACAACGATGACAACTGCAATACATCCAGTCGATGAAATATTACCAGCCAAGAAAACGCTCACTCTGGCGCTGCAGCACGTTGCTGTGTCCTATGTGGGATCGGTTGCGGTACCGCTGATTATCGCCAATGCGCTCGGCTTCAGCTCCGAGGAAACCATCATATTGATCAGTGTTACCTTCTTCTGTTCAGGTATCGCGACGCTGTTGCAAACCATCGGGTTCTGGCGTTTCGGCGTGCGTCTCCCGATCATGAACGGCGTTGCCTTTTCGAGTGTTTCGGCCATTATCGCTATCGGCTCCATGCCAGGAGTTGGTATAGCGGGGATTTGCGGAGCCGTGATCGCAGGCGGCATCTTCATCATGCTGATCGCACCGATCACCGGCCATCTGCGACGCTTCTTTCCGCCTGTCGTAACGGGCTGCATTGTCACCGCCATCGGGGTGCAGCTTCTGCCGGAAGCCTATCAATGGGCAGGCGGCGGGCGGGGCCAGTCCGATTTCGGCGATCCGGCCTTTCTGGGCGTAGCGCTTCTGGTCCTGATCGTCATTCTTGCATTCAACCGGCTTGGATCACCGCTACTGAAAAATCTGGCCGTGCTTTTCGGCATGGGGGCAGGGGCTATCGTCGCCTTTCTCCTGGGAATGGGCAACCTCAGTCCGGTCGAAACCGCTCCCTGGGTGACCGTTCCAACGCCGTTCTATTTCGGTCTGCCGACTTTCGCCGTCCTGCCTTTTATGACGATCGTCATCGTCATGATCGTCCAGACGGTTGAATCCATGGGGCTGTTCATTTCGATCGGCGAGATCGTTGACAAGGATGTGACGCCTGAACAGGTCGCCGATGGCGTGCGCGCCAACGGTCTGGCCAGCGCGGTTGCCGGTGTCTTTGCAGGGTTCCCCTTCATTGCTCATATGGAAAATATCGGGCTCATCATTTTGAGCGGCGTGCGCAGCCGCTGGGTTGTCGCCCTGTGCGGCTTTATGCTGTGCGTTATCGCCTTCTTTCCAAAGTTCGGTGCAGTCCTCGCGGCGGTGCCCGCACCAGCACTCGGCGGCGCAGCAGTGGCGATGTTCGGCATTGTCGCAGCAGCTGGCATCCAGTCGCTGTCCAAGGTCGATTATGCGAATAATCAGTACAACATTCTGATTGTCGCACTGACGCTGGCCATCGCTTTCATTCCGATCATGTCACCCAATCTGTTCCAGCAACTGCCGGACTGGACGCAGTCTATCCTGCATTCGAGTGTCGTGGTCGCTTGCGTGGTTTCAGTGACGCTCAACCTTGTCCTTAACGGTTTGGGAGACCACAATCAGGCACATGGTGGTCATCTGGCCGTGGCGAAGTCCCAGACAGACGACGGCTGAACATAACCAGCTACGGGGCCGGGCGTGCTGCCCGGCCTACGAGCGGAAGCTTCGCACCCGCCGTCACAGGCATCGCCGAAGGCGGCAGGCGACATAAGCCCGTTCTACCCTTTCAGCTCCATTCAGATAATGAGGTTTCACGATGGACAATTTGTTCCAGCAATCCGCCGCGCCGCGCCGTCGTCTTGTTCGGGGAGGTATGGTCGCAGTCGGCGCCAGGGATGTCCGACAGGCCGATATGCTGATTTCCGAAAAGGGCGTCATTCTTGATATTGCGTCCGACATCGAGCTTGAAGACGACATGCAGCTCATCGATGCGGAAGGCTGCATTGTTTCGCCGGGTCTGGTGGATATGCACCAGCACCTCGACAAGACAGGCGTACTGCGTTTCGCGCCCAACCCGTCGGGCACTTTGCAGGGCGCGCGCGACGCTTTCGCAAAAT
It includes:
- a CDS encoding LysR substrate-binding domain-containing protein, with the protein product MAYNHLKPFDLRTLRYFLVVAEELHFGRAAVRLNMSQPPLSQQIRQLEDRLNVVLFKRSHHNVELTAAGLALKEQAPLIFQQLEKAVVTIRMTAAGSIGRLDIGVISSSLVGIIPRALGIFTSRYPDVDWQLHELTPALQIQGLLERRIDVCLFRMPPHQEGLQREIIMQEALMVAMPRSHPLASQNTVSLMQLKDHPFVMFGLHQSRFADFLYQCCVKAGFMPRIRQQVVEVQSLLSLVGANIGVALLPASMRQLAQPEVVFKPIHPSPPEIPLYATYRAGDTSPTLKRFLEIIGELITEHQINTASDESDRQIQSVFEGSESNTN
- a CDS encoding amidohydrolase family protein, whose product is MIIDTSCYPTNLVDLAWQHDGDPFSGERLIQMMDGPYTINGKPRRIDKAFIQPPQGNTIYTWTDGELDGRQSIDAYMAYTLEMVQKYTDRFIGCFVYNPRCGVRNGVEAIERYVKEHGFRMVQLQANMHAYRPDRAKDWLRPALDKCRELGVLVKLHTGDGPYSIPTEWIPLIKEYPDVNFIMAHFGVQTGGVYCFEPFQWAMEYPNVFCESSWCLQSRIVEFAKDLPTHKILYGSDTPPNEPGMWLNLLEVLCHEPPQGMNLDEDTLEDYLGNNLARMLGMEPTPPPATYQDAVAELERHGIENKHYLATLA
- a CDS encoding amidohydrolase family protein, producing the protein MIIDTHLHPTNLVDEAWRHTGEPFTGERMLKLMDGPYMINGKPRRIDMGFIQPPPGNTGYRDGNRRGRDGIRDYMSYVAELCQKYPDRFIGNFNFNPRWGPENGAAELEFHVKEYGFKMLKLHSNMHGYRPDRALEWLRPAMKKCAELGVVVLIHTGDGPYSIPTQFYPVIREFPMVNFIIGHFGIQTGGNYSFEAFWMAMDSPNVYCESGWCFQSRIVEFAKQLPPNKIVFGTDSPPNNPGMWLRELEVLCSPEPQGMNLSEDTLEDYLGNNIARLVGIEPTKPPKDLAEAEKRLKATYV
- a CDS encoding UbiD family decarboxylase; the encoded protein is MNELHSVTKTGTQDFQGFANVYRQLYPDDVVHIREPLQDGRDVTALVAALAEKGKTPMLVCDQVPGSEVPLVTNVFASRERIARILGTSVCELHGEYQKRANTPIEPEYVANGPVMEQVDESKDVDLDKLPMIRHFESDRGPYITNAIIVASDPETGIANLSYHRSMRHSPSALATSLHSRGHLWRMYQTAREAGRPLPVAMVIGAHPLFMLAASARLPFGADERAVAGGLMREPLRLVRTPRYAIGVPAAAEYVLEGHLDPNAHVEEGPFGEFSGYSSDRSTNTLFHITAVMRRKAPWLVDVVGGATDEHLNLARLPREAEMFEKLKARFPSVTRLHYPTSGTHFHCYVALKQSRPGEARQVMLGLLGWDPYLKTVIAVDDDIDVTQDSQVLWALATHFQPHRDLFRIDGLPGSPLDPSSSADGTTSRLALDATRSPDFHGIRAVIGDDALGRARNLVGSLAGVKLRGAVT
- a CDS encoding UbiX family flavin prenyltransferase, which gives rise to MNAISPRPDEHRPRMVVGISGASGFVYGFRLLEILQRLQIETHVVVSRSALLTMTHETDYKLADIRDLANYLYKSDDMAASISSGSFRTMGMVVAPCSMKTLAEIAHGLSGSLVSRAGDVTLKERRKLVLLVRETPLTQTHIANMLTVTQMGAIVTPPVPAFYVRPASIAEIVDHTVGRVLDLFDLETGGVRRWLKTP
- a CDS encoding CobW family GTP-binding protein gives rise to the protein MLKTVKDKIPVTVLTGFLGSGKTTLLNYILKENHGMKIAVIENEFGEIGIDGDLVVGSTEEIFEMTNGCVCCVAEARDDLLRVIRQLLARPERLDHIIIETSGLADPYPVAQTFFLDDPIRNETNLDGVITLVDVKHIRQHLDDIHLDGIDNQAVDQIVCADRIVLNKVDLAQDADIADVTERIRQLNETAEIVLSSYAQIDLRKILGLAAFDRNRKMAAEIDFGWHIHNHHHDDHDHDHDHAWLGDASHTHDVSVTSVAIELPGNMDPKKMSRWVTELKRQDNENLFRMKGIFSMQDDDYCYVLHGVHNEIEFRPNHPWAGDERSNKMIFIGRNLDRASLQARIEACRA
- a CDS encoding nucleobase:cation symporter-2 family protein, translating into MTTAIHPVDEILPAKKTLTLALQHVAVSYVGSVAVPLIIANALGFSSEETIILISVTFFCSGIATLLQTIGFWRFGVRLPIMNGVAFSSVSAIIAIGSMPGVGIAGICGAVIAGGIFIMLIAPITGHLRRFFPPVVTGCIVTAIGVQLLPEAYQWAGGGRGQSDFGDPAFLGVALLVLIVILAFNRLGSPLLKNLAVLFGMGAGAIVAFLLGMGNLSPVETAPWVTVPTPFYFGLPTFAVLPFMTIVIVMIVQTVESMGLFISIGEIVDKDVTPEQVADGVRANGLASAVAGVFAGFPFIAHMENIGLIILSGVRSRWVVALCGFMLCVIAFFPKFGAVLAAVPAPALGGAAVAMFGIVAAAGIQSLSKVDYANNQYNILIVALTLAIAFIPIMSPNLFQQLPDWTQSILHSSVVVACVVSVTLNLVLNGLGDHNQAHGGHLAVAKSQTDDG